From Caldicellulosiruptor hydrothermalis 108, a single genomic window includes:
- a CDS encoding RNA-guided endonuclease InsQ/TnpB family protein: MDKTYILPIPEEYQVLARELSKQSGKIYSKAVSFLKRMNKKGIKISQKTFDRYMEWWIHQKDFVLHSQSKQAAYQQVWINYIATFRKIQKAKKKGKDTSRIRLPYKNKKYNKVVFKESALRLKNNILILSNGKEHEAIVLRDVVIKTAPKYAELIYHHSKKKYYLHVVIEVDEMKSEKGKGVLAVDLGVIHPMVCFDGQNVLIYNGGVLNSKLRYRNKKIAEFQQKLSLCQKGSKRFRKLENAKRKVLRKLNNQIRDVLEKYTSHLIGYCVKNNIGTIVLGDLKGIRNRAKHGKVSNQKIHQWMFRKVARRIEEKAGFAGIDIVYVKENGTSQVCPVCGSKNKPRNRNYECSKCGFRYHRDGVGAINIYKKYTGTKSLVVGRLACPAGVRFKSHLCCPVEWNTHLWEKDHSTEKTA, encoded by the coding sequence ATGGATAAGACATATATTCTACCTATCCCAGAAGAGTATCAGGTTTTGGCAAGAGAACTTTCAAAACAATCAGGAAAAATCTACTCTAAAGCTGTAAGTTTTCTAAAGCGAATGAATAAAAAAGGAATAAAGATATCACAAAAAACATTTGACAGGTACATGGAATGGTGGATACACCAGAAGGATTTTGTTCTTCACAGTCAGAGCAAACAGGCAGCATATCAGCAGGTATGGATAAATTATATTGCAACTTTTAGAAAAATACAGAAAGCAAAAAAGAAGGGGAAAGATACATCCAGAATAAGATTGCCATACAAGAACAAGAAATATAACAAAGTGGTGTTCAAAGAAAGTGCACTTCGTCTGAAAAACAATATTTTGATTCTCTCTAATGGGAAAGAACATGAAGCAATAGTTTTAAGAGATGTTGTGATAAAAACTGCTCCAAAATATGCAGAGCTAATCTATCATCACAGCAAGAAAAAGTACTATCTCCATGTAGTTATCGAAGTTGATGAAATGAAAAGTGAAAAAGGTAAGGGCGTTTTAGCAGTAGACCTTGGAGTAATACATCCAATGGTTTGTTTTGATGGGCAAAATGTTTTAATCTACAATGGTGGGGTTTTAAATTCTAAGCTGAGATATCGCAATAAAAAGATAGCAGAGTTTCAACAAAAACTTTCTTTGTGTCAGAAAGGGTCTAAAAGATTTAGAAAGCTTGAAAATGCGAAGAGAAAAGTTTTGAGAAAGCTAAACAACCAGATAAGAGATGTGTTGGAAAAATACACATCTCATTTGATAGGGTACTGTGTTAAAAATAACATAGGAACAATTGTGTTAGGTGATTTGAAAGGGATAAGAAATAGAGCAAAGCATGGGAAGGTATCAAATCAGAAAATTCATCAGTGGATGTTTAGAAAAGTGGCAAGAAGAATAGAAGAGAAAGCAGGGTTTGCAGGGATAGATATTGTGTATGTAAAGGAGAATGGCACATCCCAAGTTTGTCCTGTATGTGGAAGTAAAAATAAACCACGAAACAGGAACTATGAATGCAGCAAGTGTGGATTTAGATATCACAGGGATGGTGTTGGAGCTATAAACATCTACAAAAAGTATACAGGGACAAAATCCCTGGTAGTAGGGCGATTGGCTTGCCCCGCAGGTGTGAGGTTCAAATCGCACCTGTGTTGCCCGGTAGAATGGAATACCCATCTATGGGAAAAAGACCATTCTACCGAGAAGACAGCCTGA
- a CDS encoding Uma2 family endonuclease, producing the protein MEEMQKSDVNTYSDLKRISENQVYSLIDGTLFLHAAPSWQHQKVLKELMLIFGNYLKDKDCEIFSAPFDVFLEAKDEHEIESATTVVQPDLTIICDKSKLAKTGYIGAPQMIIEITSPSTVRLDRVLKFNKYEAAGVKEYWIVEPENKIITCFVLEPDGRYGRPKMFSEGDIIKVAIFPDLEINVDEIFKI; encoded by the coding sequence ATGGAAGAAATGCAAAAAAGTGATGTTAACACTTATTCGGATTTAAAAAGAATTTCTGAAAATCAAGTATATAGCTTGATTGATGGAACTTTGTTTTTGCATGCTGCACCAAGCTGGCAGCATCAGAAGGTTTTAAAAGAGCTGATGCTCATATTTGGTAACTATTTGAAAGATAAAGATTGCGAAATATTCTCAGCACCATTTGATGTGTTTTTAGAGGCAAAAGATGAGCATGAGATTGAAAGTGCCACAACCGTTGTTCAGCCAGACTTGACTATAATCTGTGACAAATCAAAACTTGCAAAAACAGGGTATATAGGTGCCCCGCAAATGATAATAGAGATAACCTCGCCTTCTACAGTTAGGTTGGATAGAGTTTTGAAGTTCAACAAATATGAAGCAGCAGGCGTAAAAGAATACTGGATTGTAGAACCGGAAAATAAAATAATCACTTGCTTTGTTTTGGAGCCAGATGGTCGCTATGGAAGACCAAAGATGTTTTCAGAAGGAGATATAATAAAAGTTGCTATTTTTCCTGATTTAGAAATAAATGTTGATGAGATTTTTAAAATATAA
- the thiT gene encoding energy-coupled thiamine transporter ThiT: protein MSYFASIFKDFEKIKWYSLTIVIVLIFISIFLYLAQKRQKFSTKALVYGGVVIALSFILSFIKLYRMPQGGSITPASMLPLFAYAYMFGPFAGIVAGMAYGILQLIQDPYVVHWAQLLLDYPLAFGALGFAGFFRKNLPLGILAGGFGRFVFHFISGVVFFASYAPKGTSPVVYSAIYNATYLGPDLAVCLIIAFIPGLRSAIDRLKSQA, encoded by the coding sequence ATGAGCTATTTTGCAAGTATATTCAAAGATTTTGAAAAGATAAAATGGTATTCGCTTACGATAGTCATCGTTTTAATATTTATTAGTATCTTTTTATACCTCGCTCAAAAGCGTCAAAAATTTTCAACAAAAGCTCTTGTGTACGGTGGAGTTGTCATTGCACTATCGTTTATACTTTCATTTATAAAGCTTTACAGAATGCCACAGGGTGGTTCAATTACACCTGCAAGCATGCTGCCACTTTTTGCATATGCTTATATGTTTGGACCATTTGCGGGAATAGTTGCAGGAATGGCTTATGGAATACTGCAGCTAATACAAGACCCATATGTTGTTCACTGGGCACAGCTACTTTTAGACTATCCACTGGCCTTTGGTGCTCTCGGATTTGCAGGATTTTTTAGAAAAAATCTGCCTTTGGGAATTTTAGCAGGTGGCTTTGGAAGGTTTGTATTTCATTTTATATCTGGAGTTGTATTTTTTGCATCATACGCGCCAAAAGGTACAAGCCCGGTTGTGTATTCTGCCATCTACAATGCAACTTATCTTGGTCCTGATCTTGCCGTGTGTTTGATAATAGCCTTTATCCCGGGCTTGAGAAGTGCTATTGATAGATTAAAGTCCCAGGCTTAG
- a CDS encoding adenylosuccinate synthase encodes MQQIRAIVGTQWGDEGKGKIVDFLAKEADVVVRAQGGNNAGHTVEAFGKVFKLHLIPSGILYKDKLNIIGNGVVIDPESLIQEIESLEKEGISTENLKISDRAHLVMPYHKILDEEQERQRGDESLGTTKRGIGPAYTDKTERTNLRVCDMLDEEEFVQKLRNVYERKNQILTHVYHKTPMKFGELLEQFMKYGEILKPYITDTIKLLNDSIKAGKKVLLEGAQATMLDLDYGTYPYVTSSHPTVGGFCIGAGIAPKYIQEVIGVVKAYTTRVGKGPFPTELLDEIGDSIREKGREYGTTTGRPRRCGWLDLVVVRYAVLINGIDKIALTKLDTLSGLPKIKVCVGYKYEGKVLDLFPASLRVAMECEPVYEEFEGWSEEEIKGAKEYEALPKSARRYIEFIEKETGAKVFLIGTGPAREDIIIKD; translated from the coding sequence ATGCAGCAAATCCGCGCGATAGTTGGCACCCAGTGGGGTGACGAAGGAAAAGGCAAAATTGTAGACTTTTTGGCCAAGGAAGCTGACGTTGTTGTCCGTGCTCAGGGCGGCAACAACGCAGGTCACACAGTTGAAGCTTTCGGCAAGGTTTTCAAGCTACACCTTATACCGTCAGGAATACTTTACAAGGATAAGCTCAACATCATAGGAAACGGAGTTGTTATTGACCCGGAATCTTTGATACAGGAAATAGAAAGCTTAGAAAAAGAGGGAATATCAACAGAGAACTTAAAAATTAGCGACAGAGCGCATCTTGTCATGCCATACCACAAGATACTGGATGAAGAGCAGGAAAGACAGAGAGGCGATGAGAGTCTTGGCACAACAAAAAGGGGAATAGGTCCTGCATACACTGACAAGACAGAAAGAACAAACCTCAGAGTTTGTGACATGCTTGATGAAGAGGAGTTTGTGCAAAAACTGAGAAATGTGTATGAGAGAAAGAACCAGATACTTACCCATGTTTACCACAAAACACCAATGAAGTTTGGAGAGCTTTTAGAACAGTTTATGAAGTATGGAGAAATTTTAAAGCCGTATATCACAGATACAATAAAACTTCTGAATGATTCAATAAAAGCTGGCAAAAAGGTTCTTTTAGAAGGTGCACAGGCAACAATGCTTGACTTAGATTATGGAACATATCCTTATGTTACATCATCGCACCCAACAGTTGGTGGATTTTGTATTGGAGCAGGGATTGCACCAAAGTACATTCAAGAGGTAATAGGTGTTGTTAAAGCGTACACCACAAGGGTTGGGAAAGGTCCATTTCCCACAGAGCTTTTGGATGAAATAGGAGATAGCATACGTGAAAAGGGAAGAGAGTACGGAACAACCACCGGAAGACCAAGAAGGTGCGGCTGGCTTGATCTTGTTGTTGTGAGGTATGCGGTTTTAATAAATGGAATTGATAAGATTGCCCTTACAAAGCTTGATACGTTATCCGGCCTTCCAAAAATAAAGGTTTGTGTTGGATACAAGTATGAAGGAAAAGTCTTAGATCTTTTCCCTGCGTCTTTGAGGGTTGCAATGGAGTGTGAGCCTGTATATGAGGAGTTTGAAGGCTGGAGCGAAGAGGAGATAAAAGGTGCAAAAGAGTATGAAGCTTTGCCAAAAAGTGCAAGAAGATATATAGAGTTTATAGAAAAAGAGACAGGTGCAAAGGTTTTTCTCATTGGCACAGGCCCTGCAAGAGAGGATATAATAATAAAAGACTAA
- a CDS encoding ABC transporter ATP-binding protein gives MDYLKRLMKYLDDCKLLVAVGLILALAGIFCSMAVPKVSKHIIDDVLVARHFEKLYYFALILAGLVLSKAILNYFQSYIFEYTSQKAIYKLREQLYTKLQYQSFEYFDKASTGAIMNRMVGDLEAIRNFLNQGFVQVISIVITLILALSIMLSMNVLLSFLSLATTPLIYFNVKSLAKKLQPTFRAIRVAFEKLTSKVQENITGIRVVKAFGNEELEKKSFEKVAFEFTSKNIQAADIRSVHNPLANFLNGLNSVIILVVGGYLAINGKITIGTLFAFVSYVNLFSAPIGNIQNLVNQWQNAFASLEKVFEVLDSEVLIKSPKNAIHLKNIKGDIKFENVYFKYKDKFVLKGINIHIEPGEVVAILGQAGSGKSSLINLLARFYDPTSGRVLIDDVDVKNVKLCSLRRNIGIIMQETFIFSDTIAANIAFGKPDAKEEEIKWAAKLARADEFIERLPEGYSTVVGERGIGLSGGQKQRIAIARALIYNPKILVLDDATSSLDFETEAEIQNTLKEVIKGRTTIIITHRISQLVVSANKIYYMQDGRIVEQGTHEELMRLKGRYYTTFKKQLLERANSLPA, from the coding sequence TTGGACTATCTTAAAAGACTCATGAAGTATTTGGACGACTGTAAATTATTGGTAGCAGTTGGCCTAATTTTGGCGCTGGCAGGGATATTTTGCAGTATGGCAGTGCCAAAAGTGTCAAAGCACATCATTGACGATGTTCTTGTTGCAAGGCACTTTGAAAAGCTTTACTATTTTGCTCTAATTTTGGCAGGACTTGTGCTTTCAAAGGCAATTTTGAATTATTTTCAGAGCTACATATTCGAATACACATCTCAAAAAGCCATCTATAAGCTCAGAGAGCAGCTCTACACAAAGCTTCAATACCAATCTTTTGAATATTTTGACAAAGCATCAACAGGAGCTATTATGAACAGAATGGTAGGTGACCTGGAGGCTATTCGAAACTTTCTCAACCAGGGCTTTGTTCAGGTAATTAGCATAGTCATTACATTAATATTGGCACTTTCTATAATGCTTTCAATGAACGTTTTACTTTCATTTTTGAGCTTAGCAACAACACCTCTTATATACTTTAACGTCAAAAGCCTTGCCAAAAAACTTCAGCCAACCTTCAGGGCGATAAGAGTGGCATTTGAAAAGCTCACATCAAAGGTGCAGGAGAACATCACAGGTATAAGAGTTGTCAAAGCGTTTGGAAATGAAGAGCTTGAAAAGAAAAGTTTTGAAAAAGTTGCATTTGAGTTTACAAGCAAAAATATACAGGCTGCTGATATAAGGTCGGTACACAATCCTCTTGCCAATTTTTTAAATGGACTAAACTCAGTCATAATTCTTGTTGTTGGAGGATATTTGGCTATAAATGGGAAGATTACCATAGGCACGCTTTTTGCTTTTGTGAGTTATGTGAACTTGTTCTCTGCACCCATTGGTAACATTCAAAACCTTGTGAACCAGTGGCAAAACGCCTTTGCATCCTTGGAAAAGGTGTTCGAGGTGCTTGACAGTGAGGTTTTAATCAAAAGTCCAAAAAATGCTATTCATCTTAAAAACATCAAAGGTGATATAAAGTTTGAGAATGTGTATTTCAAGTACAAAGATAAGTTTGTGTTAAAGGGAATAAACATTCATATTGAACCTGGTGAGGTTGTTGCCATTTTAGGTCAGGCAGGTTCTGGAAAGTCATCTTTAATAAATCTTCTTGCCAGATTTTACGACCCGACATCTGGCAGGGTACTCATTGATGATGTTGATGTGAAAAATGTAAAGCTTTGTTCTTTGAGAAGAAACATTGGAATAATAATGCAGGAGACATTTATTTTTTCTGACACCATCGCTGCAAACATAGCGTTTGGAAAGCCAGATGCGAAAGAAGAAGAGATAAAATGGGCTGCAAAGCTTGCCCGGGCAGATGAGTTCATTGAAAGACTTCCAGAAGGGTACTCTACCGTTGTTGGTGAGAGAGGGATAGGACTTTCGGGCGGTCAGAAACAGAGAATTGCAATTGCCAGAGCGCTCATATACAACCCAAAAATTTTAGTGCTTGATGATGCAACGTCAAGTCTTGATTTTGAAACAGAGGCTGAGATTCAGAATACTTTGAAAGAGGTGATAAAAGGAAGAACTACAATCATCATAACCCATAGAATTTCACAGCTTGTGGTTAGTGCTAATAAAATTTATTACATGCAAGATGGCAGAATTGTTGAACAAGGAACACATGAAGAGTTGATGAGACTCAAAGGTAGATATTACACAACATTCAAAAAACAACTGCTCGAGCGCGCAAACTCACTTCCTGCCTAA
- a CDS encoding ABC transporter ATP-binding protein produces the protein MADPVAKKPMFSQEETNYELKIPYLKRLFKFLLPYKKWLVLTLVFMFVATVADLVSPYLLKQAVDHYIPKKDFKGILIIGALLVLMLFINKECSKNKIRLANRTGQMVLFDIRKALFDHVQGLSFSFFDKNSTGRIIVRIVNDVNTLNNLFTNGIVNVITDMSSLVLAAIIMFSINPRLAMVTFAVVPIFLVVLFTTRNAIKRNWRAVRRKIANLNAYIHENISGIRVIQAYVRQKVNRAIFKDVIDDVFLSWMRAVRINGIFSPAVEVCSMIGTLIIYFYGVKLLKINGVTVGTLIAFVSYLDRFWRPVVTLSNFYNQLLVASASSERIFEVLSVQPEIKEDKNPVEISTFRNSIEFKNVWFAYKDEEYVLKDVSFEIKKGMMVALVGATGSGKTTIVNLLSRFYDPQKGSILIDGIDLKKISFKSLRKLIGIVQQEPFLFSGSILDNILYGKPDAKFEEVIEVCKFLGAHDFISQFEDGYFTQVNERGTRLSTGQKQLICLSRLLLQNPQILILDEATASLDTHSELMVQNALNRIMKDRTSIVIAHRLSTIKDADLIIVMDKGRIAEMGTHESLIRKKGIYYELCASQIRFVKAG, from the coding sequence ATGGCAGACCCGGTGGCCAAAAAGCCAATGTTTTCTCAAGAAGAGACAAATTACGAATTAAAGATACCATATTTGAAGAGGCTTTTTAAGTTTCTTCTTCCTTACAAAAAATGGCTGGTATTGACTTTAGTATTCATGTTTGTAGCAACAGTTGCCGATTTGGTTTCTCCTTACCTTTTAAAACAGGCAGTTGACCACTATATCCCCAAAAAAGATTTCAAGGGAATTTTGATAATTGGAGCTTTGCTTGTTTTGATGCTTTTTATAAACAAAGAGTGCTCAAAAAATAAGATAAGGCTTGCAAACAGAACAGGGCAGATGGTTTTGTTTGATATCAGAAAAGCTCTTTTTGACCATGTGCAAGGTCTTTCTTTCAGCTTTTTTGACAAAAACTCGACAGGAAGAATTATTGTTAGAATTGTCAATGACGTCAATACCTTGAACAACCTATTTACAAACGGCATTGTGAATGTGATAACAGATATGTCAAGCTTAGTTTTGGCAGCAATAATAATGTTTTCTATAAATCCCAGGCTTGCAATGGTGACATTTGCAGTTGTTCCAATTTTTTTAGTAGTTCTTTTTACAACCAGAAACGCCATAAAGAGAAACTGGAGGGCTGTGCGAAGGAAAATTGCGAACCTAAATGCGTATATACACGAAAACATAAGTGGAATCAGGGTGATTCAGGCATATGTCAGGCAAAAGGTCAACAGGGCTATTTTCAAAGATGTCATAGACGATGTGTTTTTGTCATGGATGAGGGCTGTCAGGATAAACGGTATATTCTCACCTGCGGTTGAGGTATGTTCAATGATAGGAACGCTCATCATCTACTTTTACGGTGTAAAGCTTCTTAAGATAAATGGTGTTACAGTTGGAACTTTAATTGCTTTTGTGAGCTATTTAGACAGGTTTTGGCGACCGGTTGTTACACTTTCTAACTTTTACAATCAGCTTCTTGTTGCAAGCGCATCGTCAGAAAGGATCTTTGAGGTGCTGTCTGTTCAGCCCGAAATAAAAGAGGATAAAAACCCGGTAGAGATATCTACTTTTAGAAATTCGATCGAATTTAAAAATGTGTGGTTTGCGTACAAAGATGAAGAATATGTTTTAAAAGATGTGTCGTTTGAAATCAAAAAAGGAATGATGGTTGCGCTTGTGGGTGCAACAGGCTCTGGCAAAACCACAATTGTAAATCTTCTTTCAAGGTTTTACGACCCGCAAAAAGGCAGTATCCTCATTGATGGCATTGATCTTAAGAAAATTAGCTTTAAAAGTTTAAGGAAACTTATAGGTATTGTCCAGCAGGAACCATTTTTGTTCTCAGGTAGCATCCTTGACAATATTCTGTATGGAAAGCCAGATGCCAAGTTTGAAGAGGTTATAGAGGTTTGCAAGTTCTTAGGCGCGCATGATTTTATATCGCAGTTTGAGGATGGTTACTTTACACAGGTAAATGAAAGAGGAACGCGCCTTTCAACAGGGCAAAAACAGCTAATTTGCCTCTCGAGGCTTTTGCTTCAAAACCCCCAGATTCTTATTTTGGATGAGGCAACGGCTTCGCTTGATACACATAGCGAGCTTATGGTGCAAAACGCTCTAAATAGAATAATGAAAGACCGCACTTCAATTGTGATCGCTCACAGGTTATCTACCATAAAGGATGCAGATTTAATAATTGTAATGGACAAGGGCAGGATAGCTGAAATGGGTACGCACGAGAGCCTGATAAGGAAAAAAGGCATCTATTATGAACTTTGTGCAAGCCAGATAAGATTTGTAAAGGCAGGGTGA
- a CDS encoding stage II sporulation protein M produces MKFVVQTFKAEKRLILISFLIFTLSCILGIVAGLYFGDEMQKFINQYIRKLFESILKNAKSPYLLFLAILKNNMKVYLIIITAGTLTFGLVSVFVLLSNGFIVGAVATISAKQTSLAKTLLLILPHGIFEIAAFIIGSAASAIFLEAAVSSKERPKPNIAFKRFLTLAVCGAFLVVFAAFLEAFVTSSFAK; encoded by the coding sequence TTGAAATTTGTTGTTCAGACCTTTAAAGCTGAAAAAAGACTAATTCTAATATCATTTTTGATTTTTACACTTTCTTGTATCCTTGGCATTGTTGCAGGTCTTTATTTTGGTGATGAAATGCAAAAATTCATCAACCAGTATATCAGGAAACTGTTTGAAAGCATCTTGAAAAACGCAAAAAGCCCTTACCTTCTCTTTCTTGCAATCCTCAAGAACAACATGAAAGTTTATCTTATAATCATCACAGCTGGAACCTTGACATTTGGGCTTGTATCTGTGTTTGTGTTGCTTTCAAATGGTTTCATAGTTGGAGCTGTTGCTACAATCTCAGCAAAACAGACATCTTTGGCAAAGACACTGCTTTTGATTTTGCCCCATGGGATATTTGAAATTGCAGCATTCATAATAGGCAGCGCAGCCTCGGCAATCTTCCTTGAAGCCGCAGTTTCTTCAAAGGAAAGACCAAAGCCAAATATTGCATTTAAAAGATTTTTAACCCTGGCTGTATGTGGAGCTTTCCTGGTAGTATTTGCAGCCTTTTTAGAAGCTTTTGTCACTTCAAGCTTTGCAAAATAA
- a CDS encoding MBL fold metallo-hydrolase — MKITYLAHASFLIETKSGVKILTDPYDSSVGYTVFELSPDVVLTSHKHFDHGYTGSLKGDYVLVDKEGEFNVKGVKIKGIKTFHDKEKGQKRGENIVFVIEDEFCVAHLGDLGHELAAPELEKMGKVDILLIPVGGVYTIDAKEAFNVAKAVNPRVIIPMHYKTEKLKFDLGKAEEFTKHFEDVEVLNSCEIEINNLPEKQKVMLLKYKG, encoded by the coding sequence ATGAAGATAACATACCTTGCACATGCAAGCTTTTTGATAGAGACAAAATCGGGGGTAAAAATTTTAACAGACCCATACGACAGTTCTGTTGGCTACACGGTGTTTGAGCTATCACCGGATGTAGTTTTGACATCGCACAAACATTTTGACCATGGTTACACAGGCAGCCTAAAAGGAGATTATGTTCTTGTCGACAAGGAAGGCGAATTTAACGTCAAGGGTGTTAAAATAAAAGGCATAAAGACCTTCCACGACAAAGAAAAAGGGCAAAAACGAGGAGAAAACATTGTGTTTGTCATAGAGGATGAGTTTTGTGTTGCACATCTTGGCGATTTGGGCCATGAGCTTGCAGCACCTGAGCTTGAAAAGATGGGGAAAGTTGATATTCTGCTCATTCCTGTTGGCGGCGTATATACAATTGATGCAAAAGAGGCTTTCAATGTTGCAAAGGCTGTAAATCCAAGAGTTATAATTCCTATGCATTATAAGACAGAAAAGCTTAAATTTGACCTTGGGAAGGCAGAGGAGTTTACAAAGCATTTTGAAGATGTTGAAGTATTAAATTCATGTGAGATTGAGATAAATAACCTTCCAGAAAAGCAAAAGGTTATGCTGCTTAAATACAAAGGATAA
- a CDS encoding O-antigen ligase family protein encodes MPKKSEKKSISQRANKFGESEISIFPGKTLAIYKAFVLFAFCVLVLMSPYYRGLYFDYELSVFQAIMAGIFILFAIYLYLSKEGFLVNSKLELMLLLFMVAYIVPYFFAANRRLALGEFFKYAFYFAVFYVASRISKGKAEKLAILNSLSLSTVGVAFFGYQAAVKLIPETARPLGMAMNGLWVGNMINSTLQYHNTAGTVLAFGFIISLMLAIYSENKLLKSFYFAFSSFIFTAFFFTYSRGSYITLLLALLVFFLLLPREKRISLIFNIAIVGAFVIAFLNKVGANLNEHGKVKLWLVLLFQMLLVFVLTYAFGFVERRLYSLSNNIYIAGAIAVGILAIIGFAVALKMHLIPSDMVAKIKSIAMFWKERNFVERMVFYKDGLKIFLKSPVFGYGGGAWVSLYFMYQSYLYFTTQSHNYFLQVLLDTGLLGFSILIVFLWLLFSSSLKAWFKKDGKNNILIAGIVAAAVQLYLHSILDFDFSLASVQVLLFAALGVLVSTSLQILQKHKQEKVIYTSRKTNFVPALLAIFYLFVIVISLNFRLGNYYANIGQQALQTGNLSAAYSFLSKAVTYDPLSSNALSDYAVALYRIGDQNKDANLIAKADGYFKQAIVNDRFNAKIRFKYAIYLLAHGAVDSGLSQIEEGIKLQPLQPANYELKADAYAKVGDYYLGKGDKEKAKKYYEVVLKIPEEIERVKKEKEKMPEVVKQDPNSHKFGITDRTLQIVNEVKKKI; translated from the coding sequence ATGCCAAAAAAAAGTGAGAAGAAAAGTATATCTCAAAGAGCAAATAAGTTTGGTGAAAGTGAAATCTCAATTTTTCCCGGCAAAACACTTGCGATATACAAAGCATTTGTGCTTTTTGCCTTTTGTGTGCTTGTTTTGATGAGTCCATATTATAGAGGGCTTTATTTTGACTATGAGCTGAGTGTATTTCAAGCAATTATGGCTGGAATATTTATCCTTTTTGCAATATATCTTTATCTTTCAAAAGAGGGTTTTTTAGTAAATTCAAAACTTGAACTAATGCTGCTTCTTTTTATGGTTGCATATATTGTTCCCTACTTTTTTGCAGCAAACAGAAGGCTTGCTCTTGGAGAATTTTTCAAGTATGCATTTTACTTTGCAGTTTTTTATGTTGCATCGAGAATTTCAAAAGGCAAAGCAGAAAAGCTTGCAATTTTAAATAGCCTTTCTCTCTCAACAGTAGGTGTTGCGTTCTTTGGGTATCAAGCAGCGGTAAAGTTAATACCAGAGACTGCCCGCCCTCTTGGTATGGCAATGAACGGGCTTTGGGTTGGGAATATGATAAACTCAACACTGCAGTATCACAACACGGCAGGAACTGTTTTGGCGTTCGGATTTATAATCTCTTTGATGCTGGCAATATACAGTGAAAATAAGCTGCTTAAAAGCTTCTATTTTGCCTTTTCAAGCTTTATATTTACAGCGTTTTTCTTTACATACTCAAGAGGCTCATATATTACCCTCTTGCTTGCTCTTTTAGTGTTTTTCTTGCTTTTGCCGAGAGAAAAAAGAATTTCGCTCATTTTTAACATAGCGATTGTTGGCGCTTTTGTTATTGCTTTTTTGAATAAGGTTGGGGCAAACCTAAACGAACATGGGAAAGTAAAACTTTGGCTTGTCTTGCTCTTCCAGATGCTTCTGGTTTTTGTCCTGACATATGCTTTTGGATTTGTGGAGAGAAGACTGTATAGTCTTAGCAATAATATTTACATAGCTGGGGCAATTGCTGTTGGTATTTTAGCTATCATAGGTTTTGCTGTTGCTCTTAAGATGCATTTGATTCCTTCAGACATGGTTGCAAAAATCAAATCTATAGCTATGTTCTGGAAAGAAAGAAACTTTGTTGAAAGAATGGTGTTTTACAAAGATGGATTAAAGATATTCTTGAAAAGCCCTGTATTTGGCTATGGCGGTGGGGCATGGGTATCGCTTTATTTTATGTACCAGTCTTATTTATATTTTACAACCCAGTCTCACAACTACTTTTTACAGGTGCTTCTTGACACGGGGCTCTTAGGATTTTCTATCCTGATAGTATTTTTGTGGTTGTTGTTTTCATCTTCATTGAAGGCTTGGTTTAAAAAAGATGGCAAAAACAATATATTAATAGCAGGAATTGTGGCAGCGGCTGTGCAGCTTTATCTTCATTCAATCCTGGATTTTGACTTTTCACTTGCTTCTGTGCAAGTTTTGTTATTTGCAGCTTTAGGGGTATTAGTTTCAACCTCTTTACAAATTCTTCAGAAGCATAAGCAAGAAAAGGTGATTTACACGAGCAGAAAGACAAATTTTGTGCCTGCTTTGCTGGCAATATTTTATCTATTTGTGATAGTAATTTCACTGAATTTCAGACTTGGAAATTACTATGCAAATATTGGTCAGCAGGCACTACAGACAGGGAATTTGTCTGCTGCATATTCGTTTTTGTCAAAAGCTGTCACATACGACCCACTCAGCTCCAATGCGCTTTCAGACTATGCGGTTGCTCTATACAGAATAGGTGACCAGAACAAAGACGCAAATTTAATTGCAAAGGCAGATGGTTATTTCAAACAGGCAATTGTAAATGACAGGTTCAATGCAAAGATAAGGTTCAAATATGCCATATATCTTCTTGCTCATGGGGCAGTGGATAGCGGACTTTCACAGATAGAAGAGGGGATAAAGCTTCAGCCTCTTCAGCCAGCAAACTATGAACTCAAAGCTGATGCATATGCAAAGGTTGGAGATTATTACCTGGGGAAAGGTGATAAAGAAAAAGCGAAGAAGTACTATGAGGTTGTGTTAAAGATTCCTGAGGAAATTGAGAGAGTAAAGAAAGAGAAAGAAAAAATGCCTGAAGTAGTAAAACAAGATCCAAACTCTCATAAGTTTGGAATAACAGATAGAACTTTGCAAATAGTAAATGAAGTCAAAAAGAAAATATAA